Within Gemmatimonadota bacterium, the genomic segment GGCTTCGAGTACGCCATGTCGAGCGTGAACTCGGTCACCGTCTTACCCTCGCTCTGGGTCGCCTGCGTCCCAGCGATGGTCACGTTCTCGAGGAAGTCCGACGCCTCGAGCTGCTTCATGAAGATGGTCAGCGCCTGGAGATCGACCGTCAGGCCGATCACGCGCAGCGTCAGCTTCGGGGACTGGCCGGCCGCGACCTGCTCCGGCGAGACCGTCGACGGCGCGCTAGACTGCCCCACCGAGCGGAGCCAGGTGTAGGTCGGGAGCGCGCGCGACACCTCGTCCATGATGTGCGGCCACACGAAGCGCTCACCGTCGATCGCCTGGATGATCGCCATCTGCCGCATGATGGAGTCGCGCTGGGCCTGCGCCGTCCGCGTCGCCTTCACCACGGCGTCGAACCGGGCGCTGTCCTGCACCGCCACGCGCAGCTGCTCATCGAGCGCCGCCGCGGTACGGCCCTGGAAGAACCACATCGCACCGACGGCGGCGACCCCGACCAGCACGCCACCGGCGGCGATGCCGAGCCACGGGTCCTTGAACCGCTCGCCGAGCGAGCCGACGAACGCGCGCACATCGAACGACGAGCCACCACCGGTGGACTTCGACTTCTTGCGCGCGCCTGGGAGGAGATTGATCTCGATCATCTGGGCGTCCGGGCGTCAGGCGGGCTGGCGAAGCGCCAGACCGATGGGCAGCATCATGAGGGGCGCCACCTCATCCGTGACGAGGC encodes:
- a CDS encoding PilN domain-containing protein yields the protein MIEINLLPGARKKSKSTGGGSSFDVRAFVGSLGERFKDPWLGIAAGGVLVGVAAVGAMWFFQGRTAAALDEQLRVAVQDSARFDAVVKATRTAQAQRDSIMRQMAIIQAIDGERFVWPHIMDEVSRALPTYTWLRSVGQSSAPSTVSPEQVAAGQSPKLTLRVIGLTVDLQALTIFMKQLEASDFLENVTIAGTQATQSEGKTVTEFTLDMAYSKPPASAVRTVPLTISVR